One stretch of Candidatus Krumholzibacteriia bacterium DNA includes these proteins:
- the trpS gene encoding tryptophan--tRNA ligase, whose protein sequence is MTPEQKIILSGNRPTGRLHLGNYTGALENWVALQEEYRCYFMVADWHVLTTDYEHTGAIAGNTREMVLDWISAGIDPERSTVFVQSHVKEHAELYLLLAMLISTARLERNPTLKEQVRDLDMDEGEGVTYGHLGYPVLQASDILMYRAHVVPVGEDQLPHIEITRELARKFNRLYGEVFPVPDGKLTKFARFPGLDGRRMSKSLGNTIELADSREDILTKIKTAFTDPERKRRSDPGRPEVCLIYTYWQKFAPQRAAEVYEGCTTAKLGCVDCKRMVGEAIADHLAPLREKRAALEARPGAVEEVIRDGDGRARSAAIATMEKVREGIHIG, encoded by the coding sequence GTGACCCCCGAGCAGAAGATCATCCTGAGTGGAAACCGCCCCACGGGCCGGCTGCATCTCGGCAACTACACCGGGGCGCTCGAGAACTGGGTGGCCCTGCAGGAGGAGTACCGCTGTTACTTCATGGTGGCGGACTGGCACGTGCTCACCACCGACTACGAGCACACCGGCGCCATCGCCGGCAACACGCGTGAGATGGTGCTGGACTGGATCAGCGCCGGGATCGATCCGGAACGCTCCACCGTGTTCGTCCAGTCGCATGTCAAGGAGCACGCGGAGTTGTACCTGTTGCTGGCCATGCTGATCAGCACCGCCCGCCTGGAGCGCAACCCCACGCTCAAGGAGCAGGTGCGGGATCTGGACATGGACGAGGGGGAGGGCGTTACCTACGGCCATCTGGGCTACCCGGTGTTGCAGGCGTCGGACATCCTCATGTACCGGGCCCACGTGGTGCCGGTGGGCGAGGACCAGCTGCCGCACATCGAGATCACGCGCGAGCTGGCGCGGAAGTTCAACCGCCTGTACGGCGAGGTCTTTCCGGTGCCGGACGGAAAGCTCACCAAATTTGCGCGCTTTCCCGGCCTGGATGGCCGGCGCATGAGCAAGTCGCTCGGTAATACCATCGAACTGGCGGACTCGCGCGAGGACATCCTCACCAAGATCAAGACGGCCTTTACCGATCCGGAACGAAAACGGCGCTCGGATCCCGGCCGCCCCGAGGTGTGTCTCATCTATACTTACTGGCAGAAGTTCGCGCCGCAGCGCGCCGCCGAGGTTTACGAGGGTTGCACCACGGCCAAACTCGGCTGTGTGGACTGCAAGCGAATGGTGGGTGAGGCCATCGCGGACCATCTGGCACCGCTGCGCGAGAAGCGCGCGGCGCTGGAGGCGCGCCCCGGCGCGGTGGAGGAAGTCATTCGCGATGGTGACGGGCGCGCGCGCAGCGCGGCGATTGCCACCATGGAGAAGGTCCGGGAGGGGATACACATTGGCTGA
- a CDS encoding segregation/condensation protein A: protein MAEAKPVQYTTELEGLRAPLGVILYLIRRDNLDIYDIPIARITREYLDYLNMIEGTQIELAGEFFVLAATLMRIKAQMLLRRDDDTDEDPRQELVQSLLEYKKMVEAARTFREIEEHRASIFTRPVSAEEKESTVEPVIDLSLFQLMRAFQDVMTQFEGADVREVELEQFTIEEKIAGVEEALAAREPVLFADLFAGSRTRLEVIVTFMAMLELLKHGHARVQQDASFGSIWIYKGANFGRPMGEVSDWSAEAAEPVEVAVASPTETPDGVFAQEEERATAPEPEGGPVPENNDLEPDHGESEPR from the coding sequence TTGGCTGAAGCGAAACCGGTGCAGTACACCACCGAGCTCGAGGGACTGCGCGCGCCCCTGGGCGTGATCCTGTATCTGATCCGCCGCGACAACCTCGACATCTACGACATTCCCATCGCCCGCATCACGCGTGAGTACCTCGACTATCTCAACATGATAGAGGGCACGCAGATCGAGCTGGCCGGCGAGTTCTTCGTGCTCGCCGCAACCCTCATGCGCATCAAGGCGCAGATGCTGCTGCGGCGCGACGACGACACCGATGAGGACCCGCGCCAGGAACTGGTGCAGAGCCTGCTCGAATACAAGAAGATGGTGGAGGCGGCGCGTACCTTCCGGGAGATCGAGGAACACCGGGCGAGCATCTTCACGCGCCCCGTGTCGGCGGAAGAGAAGGAATCCACCGTGGAGCCGGTGATCGACCTGAGCCTGTTCCAGTTGATGCGCGCGTTCCAGGACGTCATGACGCAGTTCGAAGGCGCCGACGTTCGAGAGGTGGAGCTCGAGCAGTTCACCATCGAGGAGAAGATTGCGGGGGTCGAGGAGGCGCTCGCGGCGCGTGAACCGGTTTTGTTCGCGGATCTGTTCGCGGGCAGCCGCACCCGTCTCGAGGTGATCGTGACGTTCATGGCGATGCTCGAACTGCTCAAGCACGGCCACGCGCGAGTGCAGCAGGATGCGTCCTTCGGGTCCATCTGGATCTACAAGGGGGCGAACTTCGGGCGCCCGATGGGGGAAGTGAGCGATTGGAGCGCGGAGGCCGCCGAACCGGTCGAGGTTGCGGTGGCGTCGCCGACGGAGACACCGGACGGCGTGTTTGCGCAGGAAGAAGAAAGAGCGACGGCGCCCGAGCCCGAAGGCGGCCCCGTCCCCGAGAACAACGACCTGGAGCCAGACCATGGAGAATCCGAACCTCGATAA
- the scpB gene encoding SMC-Scp complex subunit ScpB: protein MENPNLDNIVLALLFASDEPLSARKIAALVEDVTVADVKQAIDAWNQRADAEAWSIAIEQVAGGYRLATRAEYAPYVSRLYSGRRKLRLSRAGLETLAIVAYKQPVTRAEIESIRGVGCGSVVANLLERTLIQITGKARVLGAPFLYGTTPEFLEYLGLNSIKDLPSLEDLEALLATEAAGESAVEGESMAAASRDLEAADDDDDDAAAALAALAQTVEDTLSPADETYEDGDAAPVASGARLGAMVDEPVNRPLYSEPQPAPSPEGNAAEDHEADDDAQAHRE from the coding sequence ATGGAGAATCCGAACCTCGATAACATCGTTCTCGCGCTCCTGTTCGCGTCGGACGAGCCGCTTTCCGCCCGCAAGATCGCTGCGCTGGTGGAGGATGTGACCGTCGCCGATGTGAAGCAGGCCATCGACGCGTGGAACCAGCGGGCGGACGCGGAGGCGTGGAGTATCGCCATCGAGCAGGTCGCCGGGGGCTACCGCCTGGCGACGCGAGCCGAATACGCTCCCTACGTGAGCCGGCTGTATTCCGGACGGCGCAAGCTGCGCCTGTCGCGCGCGGGGCTCGAGACGCTCGCGATCGTGGCCTACAAGCAGCCGGTGACGCGCGCGGAGATCGAATCCATCCGCGGCGTCGGGTGCGGCAGCGTGGTGGCCAACCTGCTGGAGCGCACGTTGATCCAGATCACCGGGAAGGCCAGGGTTCTTGGCGCGCCGTTTCTCTACGGCACCACACCCGAGTTCCTCGAGTACCTGGGGCTGAACTCCATCAAGGACCTTCCCAGCCTCGAGGACCTGGAGGCGCTGCTGGCCACGGAAGCCGCCGGGGAGAGTGCGGTGGAGGGTGAGTCCATGGCCGCCGCGAGCCGGGACCTCGAAGCCGCCGATGACGACGACGATGACGCCGCCGCGGCGCTGGCGGCGCTGGCGCAGACGGTCGAAGACACACTGAGCCCGGCGGATGAGACCTACGAGGACGGTGACGCGGCGCCGGTTGCCTCGGGGGCGCGTCTCGGGGCGATGGTCGACGAACCCGTAAACCGGCCCCTCTATTCGGAACCACAACCGGCGCCGTCCCCGGAGGGGAACGCGGCCGAAGACCATGAAGCGGACGACGATGCACAAGCCCACCGCGAGTGA
- a CDS encoding rRNA pseudouridine synthase: MHKPTASDADSIRLNRFLAQLGVASRRACDSLIAAGRVRVDGRVVREPGTRVNPGESSIEFDGARLGRPPKRVVLILNKPKGFVSTVTDPEGRPTVLDLCGPLGKRQRLFPVGRLDVNTTGALLMTNDGFLCFRLTHPRFGIARVYQVRVRGQLDEARVRRLEKMAASEARVARKTKPEPGRRQAPKPQPAVEVVARLEKEAVMRVTLLEGRNRQVRRMCEAVGLRVVALKRLSFGSISVRKMPVGAVRELTTRELSRLDQATGGSGRGH; encoded by the coding sequence ATGCACAAGCCCACCGCGAGTGACGCGGACTCCATCCGCCTGAACCGCTTCCTGGCACAGCTCGGTGTTGCTTCGCGGCGCGCGTGCGATTCGCTGATCGCTGCGGGGCGCGTGCGCGTGGACGGTCGCGTGGTCAGGGAACCGGGCACGCGCGTCAACCCGGGTGAGAGCAGCATCGAATTCGATGGCGCGCGCCTCGGGCGGCCGCCGAAGCGCGTGGTGCTGATCCTCAACAAGCCCAAGGGGTTCGTCAGCACGGTGACCGATCCGGAGGGACGCCCGACGGTGCTGGACCTGTGCGGCCCGCTGGGCAAGCGCCAGCGCCTGTTTCCGGTGGGGCGGTTGGACGTGAACACCACCGGCGCGCTGTTGATGACCAACGACGGCTTTCTCTGTTTTCGACTCACCCATCCGCGCTTCGGGATTGCGCGTGTCTACCAGGTGCGCGTGCGCGGGCAGCTGGATGAGGCCCGGGTGCGCCGGCTGGAGAAGATGGCGGCGTCGGAGGCGCGGGTGGCGCGGAAGACGAAGCCGGAACCTGGAAGGCGACAGGCGCCAAAGCCGCAGCCGGCGGTGGAAGTGGTGGCACGCCTGGAAAAAGAGGCGGTGATGCGCGTGACACTTCTGGAAGGACGCAACCGCCAGGTGCGGCGCATGTGCGAGGCGGTGGGACTGCGCGTGGTGGCGCTCAAGCGCCTGAGCTTCGGCTCCATCTCGGTGCGCAAGATGCCCGTCGGCGCGGTGCGTGAGCTGACCACGCGTGAGTTGTCGCGTCTCGATCAAGCCACCGGAGGTTCCGGGCGTGGACATTGA
- the cmk gene encoding (d)CMP kinase — protein sequence MKPTPQAQDALASFSIAIDGPSGSGKTTTAKLVARALGFRHIDTGAMYRAVTLLAAERGVDTGDGAGLGALAAGLELSFGEAEDGTQRVFAGGRDVTTAIRAPEVTAAVSAVSAHRAVRMALVRRQRELAAAGGVILEGRDIGSVVLPWADVKVYLDASVMVRAERRRAELAATGTALSIDEVARDLERRDTLDASRGESPLIRPVGAWVVDTSHMTIPEQVARVVELAREEAQRRAEALAGDGRAQRKCFKWRAITGAVGTMYEVVFGMRVVRLYRGEPAQNYLFASNHLAYADPPAVSSRLFREVHFVAKAGLFRIPILGPIIRWVNAFPIRRGVFDREAMAEALRLLLAGRNVLIFPEGARVSGEELGPPRSGVGYLAVQSGVPVVPVYIEGSNRLRECLLRRRRFRVLHGRPIRIPPGLLAEVQAQGDRTAYRRHSDMVMAAIQALKESRPARG from the coding sequence TTGAAACCAACCCCCCAGGCGCAGGACGCACTGGCCTCCTTCAGCATCGCGATCGACGGTCCCTCGGGTTCGGGTAAGACGACGACGGCCAAGCTCGTCGCGCGCGCGCTCGGCTTTCGGCATATCGATACCGGAGCGATGTACCGCGCGGTCACCCTGCTGGCGGCCGAGCGCGGCGTGGATACCGGCGACGGTGCGGGCCTCGGGGCGCTGGCCGCGGGGCTGGAACTTTCGTTTGGCGAGGCGGAGGACGGAACGCAGCGGGTGTTCGCAGGCGGCCGCGACGTCACCACCGCCATCCGCGCACCGGAAGTTACCGCCGCGGTGTCGGCGGTGAGCGCGCATCGCGCGGTTCGCATGGCGCTGGTGCGGCGGCAGCGGGAACTGGCGGCGGCGGGTGGCGTCATCCTCGAGGGGCGCGACATCGGCAGCGTGGTGCTGCCGTGGGCGGACGTGAAGGTGTACCTGGACGCGTCGGTGATGGTGCGCGCGGAGCGCCGCCGCGCAGAACTCGCTGCGACGGGCACTGCACTGTCCATCGACGAGGTGGCGCGCGACCTCGAACGCCGCGACACGCTGGACGCTTCGCGGGGCGAGAGCCCGCTCATACGGCCCGTGGGTGCCTGGGTGGTGGACACCTCGCACATGACCATCCCGGAACAGGTGGCGCGCGTCGTGGAACTGGCCCGGGAGGAAGCACAGCGCCGCGCCGAGGCGCTGGCGGGAGACGGCCGCGCACAGCGCAAGTGCTTCAAGTGGCGGGCGATCACCGGCGCGGTGGGAACCATGTACGAGGTGGTTTTCGGCATGCGCGTCGTGCGCCTGTACCGCGGCGAGCCCGCGCAGAACTACCTCTTCGCCTCCAACCACCTGGCCTACGCGGACCCGCCCGCGGTGAGTTCGCGGTTGTTCCGCGAGGTGCATTTTGTCGCCAAGGCGGGGCTCTTCCGCATTCCCATCCTAGGTCCGATCATCCGCTGGGTGAACGCATTCCCGATCCGGCGCGGCGTGTTCGACCGCGAGGCGATGGCCGAGGCGCTGCGCCTGCTCCTTGCGGGGCGCAATGTGCTGATCTTCCCGGAGGGTGCGCGCGTGAGCGGCGAAGAGCTGGGCCCGCCGCGCAGCGGGGTGGGCTACCTGGCGGTCCAGTCCGGGGTGCCGGTGGTTCCGGTCTACATCGAGGGGAGCAACCGTCTGCGCGAGTGCCTGCTCCGCCGCCGCCGCTTCCGGGTGCTCCACGGCCGCCCCATCCGTATCCCCCCGGGGCTGCTGGCGGAAGTGCAGGCCCAGGGCGACCGCACCGCATACCGGCGCCACAGCGACATGGTCATGGCCGCCATCCAGGCCCTCAAGGAGTCCCGCCCGGCCCGGGGTTGA
- the rpsT gene encoding 30S ribosomal protein S20, with amino-acid sequence MPQHKSCEKRLKQDVRRNERNRAARGNLRTSVRKYRELDITQRAGEYASLQSLLDRAVKRGIISKNRAARLKSRLSPSAASA; translated from the coding sequence ATGCCACAACATAAATCGTGCGAGAAACGGCTCAAGCAGGACGTCAGGCGCAACGAGCGCAACCGCGCCGCACGCGGCAACCTGCGCACCTCGGTCCGCAAGTACCGGGAACTGGACATCACGCAGCGTGCGGGTGAGTATGCCTCGCTGCAGTCGCTGCTCGACCGGGCCGTAAAGCGCGGGATCATCTCCAAGAACCGCGCCGCGCGGCTCAAGTCGCGTCTCTCGCCCTCGGCCGCCTCGGCCTAG
- the hisC gene encoding histidinol-phosphate transaminase, translating to MDIERFVRPGIKEIQRYEPGQEQAGAVKLSSNENPRPPHPNIVAAVTAALAEANRYPASGSPQLTSAIATRHGVTPDEVMVGNGSNEIIDLLVRAFVAPDENVVFPVPSFIVYALIAKICGVRGVGIPCSDYRLDLPAMQRAIDAKTRMVFVCNPNNPTSTYVNASEVDAFLAAVPDDVFVVMDEAYIDYVDAPDFPESLKLRRSREGLIVLRTFSKFFAVAGIRVGYAIADPRVITTLHKVRQPFNVSRLAQAAGMAALGCAAELEPFARETVAERARVRDALLALGLACPPSQTNFVFADLAESDLDLFGELARRGIVVRRLGQFGAARAMYRISLGTPAENDRLIEAIRDVFHHHPAAGRGRPGRN from the coding sequence GTGGACATTGAACGCTTCGTAAGACCGGGCATCAAGGAAATCCAGCGCTACGAGCCCGGCCAGGAACAGGCCGGGGCGGTCAAGCTTTCCTCCAACGAGAATCCGCGTCCGCCGCACCCGAACATCGTCGCTGCTGTAACCGCGGCGCTGGCGGAGGCGAACCGTTACCCGGCCTCGGGCAGCCCGCAACTGACCAGCGCCATCGCCACCCGCCACGGCGTGACACCGGATGAGGTGATGGTGGGGAACGGCTCCAACGAGATCATCGATCTGCTGGTGCGCGCATTCGTGGCCCCCGACGAGAATGTCGTGTTTCCCGTTCCCAGCTTCATTGTGTACGCGCTGATCGCGAAGATCTGCGGCGTGCGCGGGGTGGGGATACCCTGCAGCGACTACCGCCTGGACCTGCCGGCGATGCAACGGGCCATCGACGCGAAGACGCGCATGGTGTTCGTGTGCAACCCCAACAATCCGACTTCCACCTACGTGAACGCGTCCGAGGTGGACGCGTTTCTTGCCGCGGTTCCCGACGACGTTTTTGTGGTCATGGACGAGGCGTATATCGATTACGTGGATGCGCCCGACTTTCCGGAGTCGCTGAAGCTGCGGCGTTCGCGAGAGGGGCTGATCGTGCTGCGCACCTTCTCCAAGTTCTTCGCGGTCGCCGGCATCCGGGTGGGCTACGCCATCGCAGATCCGCGCGTGATCACGACACTGCACAAGGTCCGCCAGCCCTTCAACGTGAGCCGGCTCGCCCAGGCCGCCGGCATGGCCGCTCTGGGGTGCGCGGCCGAACTCGAACCGTTCGCGCGCGAAACCGTCGCCGAGCGCGCGCGCGTGCGCGATGCGTTGCTCGCCCTGGGACTCGCCTGTCCGCCGTCGCAGACGAACTTCGTGTTTGCGGATCTCGCCGAGAGCGATCTCGACCTGTTCGGCGAGCTGGCCCGGCGCGGCATCGTGGTGCGCCGGCTGGGGCAGTTCGGCGCCGCGCGCGCCATGTATCGCATCAGCCTCGGAACCCCCGCGGAGAACGATCGCCTCATCGAGGCGATCCGCGACGTCTTTCACCACCATCCCGCCGCCGGACGCGGGCGGCCCGGCCGGAATTGA
- a CDS encoding proline--tRNA ligase produces the protein MRWSKSYLPTYKEVPRDAEIPSHRLMLRAGMIRMLTSGVYSFLPAGLRVLRKIETIVREEMDRTGAQEVQMPILHPGELYEETGRLANFGDLLFKLRDRKERFFALGPTHEEVVTDIARAEMKSYRQLPQCLYQILVKFRDEFRPRFGVMRAREFMMKDAYSFHASAESLQETYDAMAEAYRRILQRCGLEAVMVQAESGAIGGDVNHEFIVLADQGESVMFRCPSCGYAANDERAESAGPAQREREPSAGATEHATPGKHTVDEVSLMFGVSPMRLVKTLLFKSGERFVAALIPGERELNEVKFARALGDPEARLLNDEEILELTGAPVGFAGPVGLPGTVEIVADTLLDAYDGMVVGANKADAHLRGVKMGRDFKPARTAAIAMAAAGDRCVQCNDGELVLQRGVEIGHIFKLDVKYSKAMKATYLDRDGTDKFFIMGCYGFGVSRAVAAAIEQHHDEKGIRWPKALAPYHVIVTPLNLSDAGTVTAMETVYADLAAAGYDVLLDDRDLRPGPKFKDAELVGVPLRVTLGERNLKDGNAEVYYRLEDRNEIVPLGNVVEVVRGYYAG, from the coding sequence ATGCGCTGGTCGAAGTCCTATCTGCCCACCTACAAGGAAGTGCCCCGCGACGCCGAGATTCCCAGCCACCGGCTGATGCTGCGAGCGGGCATGATCCGCATGCTCACCTCCGGCGTGTACTCGTTCCTGCCCGCCGGGCTTCGTGTCCTGCGCAAGATCGAGACCATCGTGCGCGAGGAGATGGATCGCACCGGCGCGCAGGAGGTGCAGATGCCCATCCTGCACCCCGGCGAGCTATACGAGGAAACCGGCCGGCTGGCCAATTTCGGCGACCTGCTCTTCAAGCTGCGCGATCGCAAGGAGCGCTTCTTCGCACTGGGTCCGACGCACGAAGAGGTGGTCACCGACATCGCGCGCGCTGAGATGAAGAGCTACCGGCAGCTGCCGCAGTGCCTGTATCAGATCCTGGTGAAGTTTCGCGACGAGTTCCGGCCCCGCTTCGGGGTGATGCGGGCGCGCGAATTCATGATGAAGGACGCGTACAGCTTTCATGCCTCCGCGGAGTCGCTGCAGGAGACCTACGACGCCATGGCAGAGGCCTACCGGCGCATCCTGCAGCGCTGCGGCCTGGAGGCGGTGATGGTGCAGGCGGAGTCGGGTGCGATCGGCGGCGACGTGAACCACGAGTTCATCGTTCTTGCGGACCAGGGCGAGAGCGTCATGTTCCGCTGTCCCTCGTGCGGATACGCGGCCAACGACGAGCGCGCGGAGAGCGCGGGCCCGGCGCAGCGCGAGCGGGAGCCGTCGGCGGGCGCGACAGAACACGCCACGCCGGGCAAGCACACGGTGGACGAGGTGAGCCTCATGTTCGGGGTGTCACCCATGCGCCTGGTCAAGACACTCCTGTTCAAGAGTGGCGAGCGCTTCGTGGCCGCGCTGATCCCCGGCGAACGCGAGCTCAACGAGGTCAAGTTCGCCCGGGCGCTGGGTGACCCGGAGGCGCGCCTGCTCAACGACGAAGAGATTCTGGAGCTCACCGGGGCACCGGTGGGATTCGCGGGCCCGGTGGGGTTGCCGGGAACGGTTGAGATCGTCGCCGATACGCTGCTGGATGCGTACGACGGGATGGTGGTGGGTGCGAACAAGGCCGACGCGCACCTGCGCGGCGTCAAGATGGGGCGCGACTTCAAACCCGCCCGTACCGCCGCCATCGCGATGGCCGCGGCGGGCGATCGTTGTGTGCAGTGCAACGATGGCGAACTCGTGCTGCAGCGCGGGGTCGAGATCGGCCACATCTTCAAGCTCGACGTGAAGTACAGCAAGGCCATGAAGGCCACCTACCTCGACCGCGACGGCACCGACAAGTTTTTCATCATGGGTTGCTATGGATTCGGCGTTTCGCGCGCGGTCGCGGCCGCCATCGAGCAGCACCACGACGAGAAGGGCATCCGCTGGCCGAAGGCGCTCGCGCCGTACCACGTCATCGTAACCCCCCTCAACCTGTCGGACGCGGGCACCGTCACGGCGATGGAGACGGTCTATGCGGACCTTGCCGCGGCCGGCTACGACGTCCTCCTAGACGACCGCGATCTGCGCCCGGGACCGAAGTTCAAGGATGCGGAACTGGTGGGGGTGCCGCTGCGGGTGACGCTGGGAGAGCGAAACCTCAAGGACGGGAACGCGGAGGTCTACTATCGCCTGGAAGACCGGAACGAGATCGTACCGCTGGGCAACGTCGTCGAGGTGGTGCGGGGCTATTACGCCGGCTGA
- the rpsA gene encoding 30S ribosomal protein S1 — MRSPAYALFEHMDTEAAAVEATGRSASTAIAYEDTITTFEEGQIVKGHVTEIRENEVIIDVGFKSEGSIPRAEFRSIENLAVGDPFDVYLEKLENQEGLVVLSKEKADFFKVWGQIKDFHDNNEVVQGRVKRRIKGGLVVDLFGVDAFLPGSQIALRQVPNLDDLMGQTLDFKIIKINKRRRNIVVSRRVVLEEKREELKRGLMGELESGQVREGIVKNVTDFGAFVDLGGVDGLLHLTDMTWGRVGHPSDVVQIGQKIAVKVLDFDREKEKISLGLKQLTPHPWEGVNERYPVGTRIKGRVVSITDYGAFVELEKGVEGLIHISEMSWTKHVKHPSKILSVGQDVEAVVLKVDKDAQKISLGLKQTEPDPWTTIERRYPGGTRLKGIVRNLTNFGAFVEIEEGIDGLLHISDMSWAKRVRHPSEVVKKGDLVDVIVLEISQDKKRISLGMKQLTENPWEQLAVDYAPDVETTGKITRILDRGAVVELRHDVEGFVPVGHMGMEDILHPEQYFQVGEELPLRVIKVDPKSKRIVLSVSAWLQGRSEEEVAAFMEAHPKRDIEIPVSTLSSSDVDDIDDVDLSPPLDAESTEAVEE; from the coding sequence TTGCGCTCGCCGGCGTACGCGCTGTTCGAGCATATGGACACCGAAGCGGCGGCGGTGGAAGCCACCGGCCGGTCAGCTTCGACTGCCATCGCGTACGAAGACACGATTACGACCTTCGAAGAAGGCCAGATCGTCAAGGGTCACGTCACGGAGATCCGTGAGAACGAAGTGATCATCGATGTCGGCTTCAAGAGCGAAGGATCGATACCCCGCGCCGAATTTCGCAGCATCGAGAATCTGGCCGTGGGCGACCCCTTCGACGTTTACCTCGAGAAGCTGGAGAACCAGGAGGGCCTGGTCGTCCTTTCCAAGGAGAAGGCTGACTTCTTCAAGGTGTGGGGACAGATCAAGGACTTCCACGACAACAACGAGGTCGTGCAGGGCCGCGTCAAGCGCCGCATCAAGGGCGGGCTGGTGGTGGACCTGTTCGGCGTGGACGCATTCCTCCCCGGCAGCCAGATCGCGCTGCGCCAGGTTCCCAATCTCGACGACCTCATGGGTCAGACGCTCGACTTCAAGATCATCAAGATCAACAAGCGGCGCCGGAACATCGTGGTATCGCGCCGCGTCGTTCTCGAGGAGAAGCGCGAGGAACTCAAGCGCGGCCTGATGGGCGAGCTGGAGTCGGGACAGGTTCGCGAAGGTATCGTGAAGAACGTGACCGATTTCGGCGCCTTCGTCGACCTGGGCGGCGTGGACGGGCTTCTGCACCTCACGGACATGACGTGGGGACGTGTGGGGCATCCGTCGGACGTCGTCCAGATCGGCCAGAAGATCGCCGTCAAGGTGCTCGACTTCGATCGCGAGAAGGAAAAGATCTCGCTGGGCCTCAAGCAGCTCACCCCGCATCCGTGGGAGGGCGTGAATGAGCGCTATCCGGTGGGCACGCGCATCAAGGGACGCGTGGTCAGCATCACCGACTACGGCGCCTTCGTCGAGCTGGAGAAGGGCGTCGAGGGGCTGATCCACATCTCCGAGATGTCTTGGACCAAGCACGTCAAGCACCCCTCGAAGATCCTGTCCGTGGGACAGGACGTCGAGGCGGTCGTGCTCAAGGTCGACAAGGATGCGCAGAAGATCTCGCTGGGCCTGAAGCAGACCGAGCCCGATCCGTGGACCACCATCGAACGGCGCTACCCGGGCGGCACGCGCCTGAAGGGTATTGTCCGCAACCTCACCAATTTCGGCGCCTTCGTCGAAATCGAGGAGGGCATCGACGGCCTGCTGCACATTTCCGACATGTCGTGGGCCAAGCGCGTGCGGCATCCGAGCGAGGTCGTCAAGAAGGGTGACCTGGTCGATGTGATCGTCCTGGAGATCAGCCAGGACAAGAAGCGCATCAGCCTGGGCATGAAGCAGCTTACGGAGAACCCGTGGGAACAGCTGGCCGTCGACTACGCGCCGGACGTCGAGACCACGGGCAAGATCACGCGCATCCTGGACCGGGGTGCCGTGGTTGAGCTTCGTCACGATGTGGAAGGGTTCGTGCCCGTGGGACACATGGGCATGGAGGACATCCTTCACCCGGAACAGTACTTCCAGGTGGGCGAGGAGCTTCCGTTGCGCGTCATCAAGGTGGATCCCAAGAGCAAGCGGATCGTCCTCAGTGTGAGTGCCTGGTTGCAGGGCCGCTCCGAGGAGGAAGTCGCTGCGTTCATGGAAGCCCACCCCAAGCGCGACATCGAAATTCCGGTGTCCACATTGTCGTCTTCGGACGTGGATGATATCGACGACGTCGATCTCTCCCCGCCGCTGGATGCTGAGAGCACGGAAGCGGTGGAGGAGTAG
- the xerD gene encoding site-specific tyrosine recombinase XerD: protein MKLTLDGAVDSFLDYLVIEKGLAPNTIRAYARDLRAYHETLEGLGIDVPERLTRDALEIHAIRLSRRGLTPASRARMLSTLRHFHRFLAREGSGPEGVGDRVSRPKLPRRLPAVLTIQQVEVLLEQPDGTPLGLRDRAMLEMAYGAGLRVSELCGLGLDSIVDAQQVVMVTGKGGKQRVVPYGRAAAKALTRYLAAGRPFLASGRVTPHVFLNARGGPLSRVGFFKRLKQHAAAAGIERRVSPHVLRHSFATHLLEGGADLRLVQELLGHADISTTQIYTNIDTRHILEAHRAFHPRAR from the coding sequence ATGAAGCTGACTCTCGACGGGGCGGTGGACTCCTTCCTCGACTACCTGGTGATCGAGAAGGGGCTCGCGCCCAACACCATCAGAGCCTATGCCCGCGACCTGCGGGCCTATCACGAGACCCTGGAGGGCCTCGGGATCGATGTCCCCGAGCGCCTCACCCGTGACGCGCTCGAGATCCACGCCATCCGGCTGTCCCGGCGCGGCCTGACGCCTGCTTCGCGGGCCCGGATGCTCTCCACGCTGCGGCATTTCCACCGTTTCCTGGCCCGGGAGGGGAGCGGCCCGGAGGGTGTGGGGGACCGCGTGAGCCGCCCGAAGCTTCCCCGGCGGCTGCCCGCGGTGCTGACCATCCAGCAGGTCGAGGTGCTGCTGGAGCAGCCGGACGGCACCCCGCTGGGCCTGCGCGACCGTGCCATGCTGGAAATGGCGTACGGGGCCGGGTTGCGGGTGAGCGAGCTGTGCGGGCTGGGGCTGGATTCCATTGTTGATGCCCAGCAGGTGGTGATGGTGACGGGCAAGGGAGGCAAGCAGCGTGTGGTGCCGTACGGCCGCGCGGCGGCGAAGGCCCTCACCCGCTATCTGGCCGCGGGCAGGCCGTTTCTCGCCTCCGGGCGGGTGACGCCGCACGTGTTCCTCAACGCCCGCGGGGGACCGCTGTCGCGCGTAGGGTTCTTCAAGCGTCTCAAGCAACACGCGGCCGCCGCCGGGATCGAGCGCCGGGTGAGCCCGCACGTGCTGCGGCACTCGTTTGCCACTCACCTGCTGGAGGGGGGTGCCGACCTGCGCCTCGTGCAGGAGTTGCTGGGTCACGCCGACATCTCCACCACGCAGATATACACCAACATCGACACGCGCCACATCCTCGAGGCGCACCGGGCCTTTCATCCGCGCGCGCGCTGA